The following proteins come from a genomic window of Candidatus Sericytochromatia bacterium:
- a CDS encoding FtsQ-type POTRA domain-containing protein: MPFALLLGFAIWWLWFGGFWRWDGLMTVTGNRLVSKQDIFNRLYIPQNTPLFLLNPHSISQQLSRVPAIENVIVQRWLFPPRLEVTIVEREAWVRVEGPPGETLARWADREGVIFAAPVARISARFSTRVWLDMQPGDRIGKSLHQFLLDLLVAWPAKSSGRVDLRREKDVYAAIGGWPVRLGSPDQAALKIALFQELRPLAETYRTRLKYINLRFPKSPTFVLKSGDEVKVEKEAEEAEKHAPATATTSPPR; encoded by the coding sequence GTGCCGTTTGCCCTGCTGCTGGGATTCGCCATCTGGTGGTTGTGGTTCGGTGGTTTTTGGCGCTGGGACGGCCTGATGACAGTCACCGGTAATCGACTGGTGAGCAAGCAGGACATCTTCAATCGCCTCTACATCCCGCAGAATACGCCTCTATTTTTGTTGAATCCCCACTCGATTTCCCAGCAACTGTCGCGAGTGCCGGCCATTGAGAACGTGATCGTTCAGCGCTGGCTGTTTCCGCCCCGATTGGAAGTGACCATCGTCGAGCGCGAGGCCTGGGTTCGGGTGGAAGGTCCGCCAGGTGAAACATTGGCTCGCTGGGCGGATCGGGAGGGCGTGATCTTTGCTGCCCCGGTCGCCCGGATCAGTGCTCGCTTTTCGACCAGGGTTTGGCTCGATATGCAGCCTGGAGATCGAATCGGTAAGTCTCTGCATCAATTCCTGCTTGACCTGCTGGTGGCGTGGCCGGCCAAGAGCTCGGGCCGTGTCGACTTGCGGCGGGAGAAGGACGTGTATGCGGCGATTGGGGGATGGCCGGTCCGGCTCGGCAGTCCTGACCAGGCCGCGCTCAAAATCGCACTGTTCCAGGAACTGCGCCCCCTGGCGGAGACATATCGAACCCGCTTAAAATACATCAATCTTCGGTTTCCGAAGAGTCCAACCTTTGTCCTGAAGAGCGGTGACGAGGTGAAGGTGGAAAAGGAGGCTGAAGAGGCTGAAAAGCACGCGCCAGCCACCGCGACCACATCGCCTCCCCGCTGA
- the mraY gene encoding phospho-N-acetylmuramoyl-pentapeptide-transferase, with product MTSSFLPSLAYLLVAFALALAVGRPLIRVLHELKFGQVIREEGPESHKAKSGTPSMGGWLIVFPFLLTCVLGGLSHPVLLAFLGLVLAYAGLGFLDDWLIIKKRSNKGLSARQKLAGQVLIAVVFLLVLHQLGWSTVWLMPPVSGLRVLDLGYWYWPVACFIVVGSSNAVNLTDGLDGLAGTTVAIAAMALGCVVWLSAGLVGNDLSLNLGLTGALLALVGGCLGFLWFNAHPAQVFMGDTGSLALGAALGGAAILGHVELWYALIGAVFIVETLSVIAQVTYFKRTGGKRLLKMSPLHHHFELSGLKETKVVARFALLGAMCAALAVWGAPRL from the coding sequence ATGACCAGCTCATTCTTGCCCTCACTCGCTTATCTTTTGGTGGCCTTCGCGTTAGCCCTGGCGGTCGGGCGGCCTTTGATCCGCGTGCTACATGAGTTGAAATTCGGGCAGGTCATCCGCGAGGAGGGGCCTGAGTCTCACAAGGCCAAGTCGGGCACGCCCAGCATGGGTGGATGGTTGATTGTCTTCCCCTTCCTGCTGACCTGTGTCCTCGGAGGTCTATCTCACCCGGTCTTGCTGGCCTTTTTGGGGTTGGTTCTGGCCTACGCGGGCCTGGGCTTTCTTGACGATTGGCTGATCATCAAAAAGCGCTCCAACAAGGGGCTCAGCGCTCGCCAGAAGTTAGCCGGGCAAGTGCTGATCGCCGTCGTCTTTTTGCTGGTGCTTCACCAGCTGGGCTGGTCCACCGTGTGGCTGATGCCGCCTGTTTCGGGTTTGCGGGTGCTGGACCTCGGGTATTGGTACTGGCCCGTGGCGTGTTTCATCGTCGTGGGCAGTTCCAACGCGGTCAATCTGACGGATGGTCTCGATGGCCTGGCAGGCACGACGGTGGCCATTGCGGCCATGGCGCTTGGCTGCGTGGTCTGGTTATCCGCCGGCCTGGTGGGGAACGACCTCTCCCTGAATCTGGGCCTGACGGGCGCCCTGCTGGCCCTGGTGGGCGGCTGCCTCGGTTTCCTGTGGTTCAATGCTCATCCAGCCCAGGTGTTCATGGGGGATACTGGTTCTCTCGCGCTGGGGGCAGCCCTCGGTGGAGCTGCGATCCTCGGTCACGTGGAACTCTGGTACGCCCTCATCGGAGCGGTCTTCATCGTGGAGACCCTCTCCGTCATCGCGCAGGTGACCTATTTCAAGCGCACGGGTGGCAAGCGTCTGCTCAAGATGAGCCCGCTTCATCACCATTTCGAGCTGTCGGGCTTGAAGGAAACCAAGGTCGTGGCCCGATTTGCACTCTTGGGGGCCATGTGCGCCGCCCTGGCGGTGTGGGGAGCGCCGCGGCTGTGA
- the ftsW gene encoding putative lipid II flippase FtsW has product MLVIVLVLLAWGLLSILSASAPVAESELHHSLYYVQRQGMWCVFGLTLMLLAATADLAFVRFLAKPLLILTAVLLLATQIPGLGVTELGSSRWLRFGPLSVQPSELAKLSLALYLADILARHSDLPWTSQSLRQAFFPAIAVLGLVLVQPDLGTTIVLAFSAFVLFYSYGTRLAYMVTAGAIATSAVLYISWSTPYQRLRWLGFLNPWSDPQGNGYQLVQSLMAIGSGGILGQGWGQSKQKLFYLPIQYADFIFAVMAEELGLVGGLALLVLFFALAWRGISIAGKSKDPFLALLAIALTSTVVAQAFINLGVVTASLPTTGIPLPFMSFGGSSLTITLISMGLLLNISRQIQRQAESTPVEPSPTA; this is encoded by the coding sequence TTGCTGGTCATTGTCCTGGTCTTGCTGGCCTGGGGCTTGCTGTCGATCTTGAGCGCCAGCGCGCCAGTCGCCGAGAGTGAACTGCACCATAGTCTGTACTACGTCCAGCGCCAGGGCATGTGGTGTGTGTTCGGGCTTACCTTGATGTTGCTTGCAGCCACGGCCGATCTGGCATTTGTTCGCTTTCTCGCGAAACCTTTGCTGATCTTGACCGCCGTGTTACTTCTCGCCACCCAGATCCCCGGCCTCGGAGTGACTGAGTTGGGTTCAAGTCGCTGGTTACGATTCGGTCCACTCTCGGTCCAACCCTCCGAACTCGCCAAGTTGAGTTTGGCTCTGTACCTGGCCGACATTCTGGCTCGCCACAGCGACCTCCCTTGGACGTCTCAGTCGCTTCGACAGGCCTTCTTTCCGGCCATTGCGGTCCTTGGCCTGGTGCTCGTGCAACCGGACCTGGGAACCACGATCGTCCTGGCCTTCTCGGCCTTCGTGCTGTTTTACAGTTACGGGACGCGACTTGCTTACATGGTCACGGCGGGAGCGATTGCCACCTCCGCCGTGCTCTATATCTCCTGGTCGACGCCCTATCAGCGACTTCGTTGGTTGGGATTTTTGAACCCGTGGTCGGATCCTCAGGGCAATGGCTATCAACTCGTTCAGTCTCTGATGGCCATCGGCTCCGGTGGCATCCTGGGGCAGGGCTGGGGCCAGAGCAAGCAGAAGCTCTTTTACTTGCCCATCCAATATGCCGACTTCATTTTCGCCGTGATGGCTGAAGAACTCGGACTGGTGGGGGGATTGGCGCTCCTTGTGCTATTCTTCGCGTTGGCCTGGCGCGGTATCTCGATCGCGGGAAAGTCCAAAGATCCTTTTTTGGCTCTGCTCGCCATCGCCCTGACCTCCACGGTGGTGGCGCAGGCCTTTATCAACTTGGGGGTGGTCACGGCATCGCTGCCAACGACCGGGATTCCCCTGCCATTCATGAGTTTCGGGGGAAGTTCCTTGACCATCACCCTGATATCGATGGGGTTGCTTCTCAACATCAGTCGACAGATTCAGAGACAGGCGGAATCCACGCCCGTGGAACCAAGCCCCACGGCCTGA
- the murC gene encoding UDP-N-acetylmuramate--L-alanine ligase — protein MNLPQSLHFVGIGGVGMSAVAQVCHAKGVRVSGSDAQMSATVQRLQSLGITVHIGHAAENVGPDARALVVSTAVSTENPEVAEALRRGLPIHHRSAVLGRLMAAKSSVAVTGTHGKTTTTAMLSAILLAADLDPTVLLGGDLPALGGNARHGEGPWLVAEADESDKSLVNLTAKLVIVTNLEGDHLEHYKNLDEIIEVVASFIRALPAGSLVVGCLDDAGVRDLRDRVSVPFVTYGTSSDADFPIKQVRLSSEGSTFEVAGVPYALKVGGHHNVLNATAAIVASLKMGITPIPMQRALVAFGGVKRRFQTIGTVGGVTVVDDYAHHPSEVKATLSAAALLGRPIHAVFQPHRHSRLEALLKEFSDSFGGSRSVTILNTYGAGEAPRKVDAGSLTDLVREAMPGVPVAHTPSHQAAVEHLAGQANPGDLVLLLGAGDIHLVAQPLLSRLEDRFDPAARTA, from the coding sequence GTGAATCTTCCCCAATCCTTGCACTTCGTCGGCATCGGTGGCGTGGGGATGAGTGCCGTTGCCCAGGTGTGTCACGCCAAGGGCGTTCGTGTTTCTGGTTCCGATGCCCAGATGTCGGCCACGGTTCAGCGCCTTCAGTCCTTGGGGATTACGGTTCACATCGGCCACGCCGCGGAGAATGTCGGGCCTGACGCGCGCGCCTTGGTGGTCTCCACGGCGGTGTCCACGGAGAACCCAGAGGTGGCTGAAGCCCTTCGACGCGGCTTGCCGATTCACCATCGGTCTGCCGTTTTAGGGCGCTTGATGGCCGCAAAGAGCAGTGTGGCCGTCACGGGGACGCACGGCAAGACCACCACGACGGCAATGCTCTCCGCGATTTTGCTGGCTGCCGATCTGGATCCGACCGTTCTATTGGGAGGAGATCTGCCGGCACTTGGCGGTAACGCACGCCACGGGGAGGGGCCTTGGCTGGTGGCCGAGGCGGACGAAAGCGACAAGTCGCTGGTCAACCTGACGGCCAAGCTGGTGATTGTTACCAACCTCGAGGGTGATCACCTTGAACATTACAAGAACCTGGATGAGATCATTGAGGTGGTGGCCTCCTTCATTCGTGCCCTTCCGGCCGGTTCCCTGGTGGTGGGGTGTCTGGATGACGCCGGGGTTCGCGACCTGCGGGACCGAGTGAGTGTCCCATTTGTGACCTACGGAACCAGCTCGGATGCCGATTTTCCCATTAAACAGGTGAGGCTCAGTTCAGAAGGCTCCACCTTCGAGGTCGCCGGCGTTCCGTATGCCTTGAAGGTGGGCGGGCACCACAATGTCCTCAATGCCACCGCCGCCATCGTGGCCAGCCTGAAAATGGGGATTACCCCCATCCCGATGCAGCGAGCACTGGTCGCGTTTGGAGGAGTCAAGCGGCGCTTCCAGACCATTGGAACGGTGGGAGGGGTGACGGTGGTGGACGACTACGCTCACCACCCATCAGAGGTCAAAGCGACGCTCTCTGCGGCGGCCTTGCTTGGTCGTCCCATTCACGCGGTTTTCCAACCCCATCGGCACTCCAGGCTCGAGGCACTTCTCAAGGAATTCAGTGATTCGTTTGGTGGCTCGCGCAGTGTGACGATCCTGAATACCTACGGCGCCGGCGAAGCGCCTCGAAAGGTGGATGCAGGTTCCCTGACAGACCTCGTCAGGGAGGCGATGCCAGGGGTCCCGGTCGCTCATACCCCTTCCCATCAGGCCGCCGTCGAGCATCTGGCGGGCCAGGCCAATCCAGGTGACCTGGTCCTGCTGCTTGGAGCGGGGGATATTCACTTGGTCGCTCAGCCGTTGCTATCGCGCTTGGAAGACCGCTTCGATCCGGCAGCACGAACGGCTTAG
- a CDS encoding small basic family protein has translation MTSAVLLPLVGLVVGIGVGAVAPVSIPHSLAKYTAVAILAALDTGLGGVRAGLENRFDLTVFISGFTFNSLLAAALTYLGDMLGIDLYIAAVVVFGVRLFDNLAIVRRLLVNRFWTH, from the coding sequence ATGACGAGTGCCGTTCTTCTTCCTCTGGTTGGCCTCGTCGTGGGGATTGGCGTGGGGGCCGTTGCGCCCGTCAGCATTCCTCATTCCTTGGCAAAGTACACGGCGGTTGCTATCCTTGCGGCCCTCGATACCGGCCTCGGGGGCGTGCGAGCGGGTCTCGAAAACAGGTTCGACCTTACCGTCTTTATCAGCGGTTTCACGTTCAATTCTCTGCTCGCTGCGGCTTTGACTTACCTCGGTGACATGCTGGGGATCGATCTCTACATCGCGGCAGTGGTGGTGTTCGGTGTGAGGCTGTTCGACAACTTGGCAATTGTGAGACGGTTGCTGGTCAATCGGTTCTGGACACACTGA
- the murD gene encoding UDP-N-acetylmuramoyl-L-alanine--D-glutamate ligase, translating into MDWQNKTVTILGLGRSGLACAKVLSGLGCELILSDTRSNDVLEPLVRAELGRDFRVDGGGHSSACLDADVLVVSPGVPVDLPIVQAALADGVPVLGEIEVAFQLRPHTPYIAITGSNGKTTTTTLVGEILRSAGVQTLVGGNIGTPLVSFVAEPAEAIVAEVSSFQLETISTFRPKVAAILNLSDDHLNRHGTRDAYWRAKCRIFENQTPDDWAVLNADDPTVYSLSGTLQGRELLFSARRPLGRGVCVVDDWIVLNSDGGSVSVMPVAEVPLRGQHNLENVLAAVAIAAALGLRVEPVREAIAKFRGVEHRIELLPAADGVLWVNDSKGTNYDATVKAIAAFSEPIILIAGGRDKGGDMAPLLQAICERVQHVVLLGEAAPLFDKALRQSGFDRIFQAESLKDAVMFAQDRSKAGDVVLFSPACTSFDMFKDYEDRGRAFKSIVNSLGIRPDSSAS; encoded by the coding sequence GTGGATTGGCAAAATAAAACCGTTACCATCCTGGGGCTCGGGCGCAGCGGCCTGGCCTGCGCCAAGGTCCTCTCTGGACTTGGCTGTGAGTTGATTCTGAGCGACACGCGCAGCAACGACGTGCTGGAGCCATTGGTCCGCGCGGAACTGGGACGGGATTTCCGAGTCGACGGGGGCGGCCACTCCTCAGCCTGTCTTGACGCTGATGTTCTGGTGGTGTCCCCCGGGGTGCCGGTCGACCTGCCGATTGTCCAAGCCGCATTGGCAGACGGCGTCCCCGTGCTGGGAGAAATCGAAGTCGCCTTTCAACTCCGGCCCCACACCCCCTACATCGCCATTACCGGTTCCAATGGCAAAACCACCACCACGACTTTGGTCGGAGAGATTCTTCGCAGTGCCGGAGTGCAGACATTGGTCGGGGGAAACATCGGAACCCCACTGGTGAGCTTTGTCGCGGAACCTGCCGAGGCGATCGTGGCAGAGGTCAGTTCCTTTCAGTTGGAAACGATCTCGACCTTTCGGCCAAAGGTGGCGGCCATTCTCAATCTCAGCGACGACCACCTGAATCGACACGGCACCCGGGATGCATACTGGCGGGCCAAGTGCCGCATTTTTGAGAATCAAACACCGGACGACTGGGCCGTCCTCAATGCGGATGACCCGACGGTCTACTCCTTGTCCGGCACGCTTCAGGGCAGGGAACTGCTTTTCTCCGCGAGACGTCCGTTGGGGCGTGGCGTGTGCGTCGTGGATGACTGGATCGTGCTGAACTCTGACGGGGGTTCCGTTTCCGTCATGCCGGTTGCGGAGGTGCCGCTGCGGGGCCAGCACAATCTGGAGAACGTGCTTGCCGCCGTGGCGATCGCGGCTGCGCTTGGCCTCCGGGTGGAGCCGGTCCGTGAGGCTATCGCGAAATTCAGGGGAGTGGAGCATCGCATCGAACTGCTGCCTGCTGCGGACGGCGTGCTCTGGGTCAATGACAGCAAGGGAACCAACTACGACGCGACGGTCAAGGCGATCGCCGCGTTCTCTGAGCCGATCATTCTGATCGCAGGGGGACGGGACAAGGGAGGGGACATGGCTCCCTTGCTGCAGGCCATCTGCGAACGCGTTCAGCACGTGGTCTTGCTGGGTGAAGCGGCGCCCTTGTTTGATAAGGCGCTTCGCCAAAGCGGGTTTGATCGCATCTTCCAGGCGGAGTCGCTCAAGGACGCCGTGATGTTCGCGCAGGACCGCTCCAAGGCGGGTGATGTGGTGCTTTTCTCGCCAGCCTGCACCAGTTTCGATATGTTCAAGGACTACGAGGATCGTGGCCGTGCCTTCAAGTCAATCGTCAACTCCCTGGGAATCCGCCCCGATTCCTCGGCGAGCTAG
- a CDS encoding DUF881 domain-containing protein, giving the protein MKHWIVPVTLTSLASGLLIVAQFKAQSAFRNDLPSRRVEELVLMLKDAEAENVRLSRQLESLRYRVKQANEAAPVKAAISSRHQAASGQGIEVEIADSVKPLSQGENPNIAIVHNEDLLKIVNELRASGAEALSINDQRLVEMSEISCAGPTILVNKSRLTPPFIIRAIGDAETMMAALQLRGGVVEYLQFYGIQVTISRKPDIQVPMYVGGSSYRYARPLTASKNR; this is encoded by the coding sequence GTGAAACACTGGATTGTTCCTGTCACCCTGACGTCTCTGGCCTCCGGGCTGTTGATCGTGGCGCAGTTCAAGGCCCAGTCAGCCTTCCGTAACGACTTGCCGAGCCGGCGCGTGGAAGAGTTGGTCTTGATGCTCAAGGATGCAGAGGCTGAGAACGTCCGCTTGTCCCGCCAACTCGAGTCGCTGCGCTACCGGGTCAAACAGGCCAATGAGGCGGCACCTGTCAAGGCCGCTATTTCCAGTCGGCATCAAGCAGCTTCAGGCCAAGGCATTGAAGTTGAGATTGCCGACAGCGTGAAGCCATTGAGCCAGGGGGAAAATCCGAACATCGCGATCGTTCACAACGAAGACCTGCTGAAGATTGTCAACGAGCTGCGCGCGAGCGGGGCAGAGGCCCTTTCCATCAATGACCAGCGGTTGGTGGAGATGTCTGAAATTAGCTGTGCTGGCCCGACCATCCTGGTGAACAAATCGCGTCTGACTCCCCCGTTCATCATTCGTGCGATCGGGGACGCAGAAACCATGATGGCCGCTCTACAGCTTCGTGGAGGGGTTGTGGAATACTTGCAATTCTATGGGATCCAAGTTACCATCTCAAGGAAACCCGACATTCAAGTCCCCATGTACGTTGGCGGCTCTTCATACCGTTATGCTAGACCGCTAACCGCCAGTAAAAACCGATGA
- the murB gene encoding UDP-N-acetylmuramate dehydrogenase, which translates to MLPIKVDTTPMTLPAGIRENVSLSSFNTWQVGGSARYFIEPVDLSTLQVACRWATEHQVPWRALGRGSNVLVADEGFDGLVIRLGAHFSSVDITDQEGHALVRAQAGVPCAQFVVSVNQAGFGGVEPLVGVPGSLGGAVAMNASAHGLAVSDHFLEGLVLDGMGQVQGWSKEDFQFAYRHSRLQDEPLVFLEGFWLLPPVDRQAAREKIRELQRWRNEKQPTNFPSGGSTFRNPGDGLPAAGALIEAIGAKGYQVGQAQVSEKHANFIVNRGGATADDINSVIIYLQKAVEARYGVHLVPEVVGLGIHVGTR; encoded by the coding sequence ATGCTGCCAATCAAGGTTGATACCACCCCCATGACACTTCCCGCCGGCATTCGAGAAAACGTCTCCCTCTCCAGCTTCAACACCTGGCAGGTGGGCGGTTCTGCGCGTTACTTCATCGAACCCGTCGACCTCTCCACCCTTCAGGTCGCGTGCCGCTGGGCCACCGAGCATCAGGTTCCGTGGCGGGCCCTCGGGCGGGGCAGTAACGTGCTGGTTGCTGATGAGGGATTCGATGGTCTGGTGATCCGTTTGGGTGCCCATTTTTCTTCCGTGGATATCACGGATCAGGAAGGGCACGCCCTTGTGCGAGCCCAAGCGGGTGTGCCGTGCGCGCAGTTCGTCGTCTCGGTGAATCAAGCTGGTTTCGGCGGAGTCGAACCGCTGGTCGGCGTGCCAGGAAGCCTCGGCGGCGCCGTTGCGATGAACGCCAGTGCCCATGGCCTCGCGGTTTCGGACCATTTCCTGGAGGGCCTCGTTCTTGATGGCATGGGGCAGGTCCAAGGGTGGTCCAAGGAAGATTTCCAGTTCGCCTATCGTCACAGTCGTTTGCAGGATGAGCCGCTGGTTTTCCTGGAGGGCTTTTGGCTTCTGCCACCGGTGGATCGGCAGGCCGCCAGGGAGAAAATTCGTGAATTGCAGCGGTGGCGCAACGAGAAGCAGCCGACCAATTTTCCCTCGGGCGGCAGCACGTTTCGCAATCCCGGTGACGGTCTGCCGGCTGCCGGCGCTTTGATTGAAGCGATAGGTGCCAAGGGGTACCAGGTCGGCCAGGCTCAGGTGTCTGAAAAACACGCGAATTTCATTGTCAATCGCGGAGGAGCGACTGCGGATGACATCAATTCTGTCATTATCTATCTTCAAAAGGCCGTAGAAGCTCGCTACGGTGTCCATCTCGTGCCGGAGGTGGTCGGTTTGGGAATTCATGTCGGGACGCGGTGA
- the murF gene encoding UDP-N-acetylmuramoyl-tripeptide--D-alanyl-D-alanine ligase, translating into MLTWQEVVDATQGAAVGRIPDLPFSAVRIDSRAVQPGDLFLCLRGESFDGHDFLSQALAAGARGVVVTSPTLVPDGAWGLTVPDTKLALGQLARAWRRKLSLKVIAVTGSSGKTSTKEMLAAYLGAFGATAKTEGNQNNEIGVPLSLLALEADHAFGVIEMGMRGPGEIAYLTDLAEPDIGIVTNIGTAHIGRLGSREAIASAKSELWRHLPRGARAIVPYDDAMASAEAARWGGAMVSWSLEDPAATVWSHDVQQVKHGQVFTVYWKAGKSFSRGRSEVRLPLWGDHHRANALAAIATGWALGLLPGARLDLKPDTLPGRARQLDLRGILITDDAYNANPESVSASIKAFAQEGSSGRRFVVLGDMAELGEFAEESHRKVGAVAALLPLNGLLAVGQFADAYRQGVGDAFPAHTFDDLEPAARYLADLLAPGDRLLVKASRSARLERLIERLIALLGDPAT; encoded by the coding sequence GTGTTGACCTGGCAGGAAGTTGTGGATGCGACACAAGGGGCCGCGGTGGGACGAATTCCCGACCTCCCCTTTTCAGCCGTTCGCATCGATAGTCGGGCCGTCCAGCCGGGCGATCTGTTTTTATGCTTGAGAGGGGAAAGCTTCGACGGTCACGACTTCCTGTCTCAAGCCCTCGCGGCCGGGGCTCGCGGCGTGGTCGTCACGTCGCCTACGCTGGTTCCGGACGGGGCTTGGGGCCTGACCGTCCCAGATACCAAGTTGGCCTTGGGGCAGCTGGCGCGAGCGTGGCGGCGAAAGCTGTCATTGAAAGTCATCGCCGTGACAGGCTCATCGGGAAAGACCTCGACCAAGGAAATGCTGGCAGCCTACCTGGGGGCCTTCGGAGCAACGGCGAAGACCGAGGGGAACCAGAACAATGAGATTGGAGTTCCCCTGAGCCTGCTGGCTTTGGAGGCGGACCACGCCTTTGGCGTCATCGAGATGGGCATGCGTGGCCCGGGGGAGATCGCCTATCTGACTGATTTGGCAGAACCTGATATCGGGATCGTGACCAATATTGGCACGGCCCACATTGGACGTTTGGGGTCGCGAGAGGCGATCGCTTCGGCCAAATCCGAGTTGTGGCGCCATCTTCCTCGGGGCGCCAGAGCGATCGTCCCGTATGACGATGCGATGGCGAGCGCGGAGGCGGCCCGCTGGGGGGGGGCCATGGTGTCTTGGAGCTTGGAGGACCCCGCCGCAACGGTCTGGAGCCACGACGTGCAGCAAGTGAAGCACGGGCAAGTGTTCACAGTTTACTGGAAAGCAGGCAAGTCGTTTTCGCGAGGCCGCTCAGAAGTCAGACTGCCGCTGTGGGGGGATCACCATCGCGCCAATGCGCTGGCAGCGATTGCGACCGGCTGGGCGCTGGGCTTGCTGCCAGGGGCTCGGCTTGACCTGAAGCCCGACACGCTGCCCGGGCGCGCGCGGCAGCTGGACCTGCGGGGCATTCTCATCACGGACGATGCGTACAACGCCAATCCCGAGAGCGTGTCGGCCTCCATCAAGGCGTTCGCCCAGGAAGGTTCGTCGGGTCGGCGTTTTGTGGTTTTGGGCGACATGGCTGAGTTAGGGGAATTTGCGGAAGAGTCGCATCGAAAAGTAGGGGCCGTGGCAGCTTTGCTTCCGCTCAACGGGCTGCTGGCTGTGGGGCAGTTTGCGGACGCTTACCGTCAAGGGGTGGGTGATGCCTTCCCTGCACACACCTTTGATGATCTCGAGCCAGCGGCTCGATATCTGGCGGATCTGCTCGCCCCTGGAGACCGATTACTCGTGAAAGCTTCGCGTTCCGCCCGTCTCGAGCGTCTGATCGAACGCCTGATCGCGCTTTTGGGAGACCCCGCCACTTGA
- the murG gene encoding undecaprenyldiphospho-muramoylpentapeptide beta-N-acetylglucosaminyltransferase, with amino-acid sequence MAEIILTGGGTGGHLYPALAVAERLQRLAPEVGLLYVGNPERIEGEVAPASGLRFVGVPSAGLSPNPLKSLHALWQTARAFGQLIRVFDREKPRVVLATGGYVCAPVLMACLFKRVPYVLHEQNVYPGKVNRWFARHAKRVATSLPGTEAYLPAACSERFGNPVRAGVTEQSTQQARRVLGFADDSPLLLVTGGSQGARVINRAVTTLIPELLNSTRWSVLFVTGQADHAATVEALREHCGPRLQIHAFLQEMPTAIAACELAISRAGATTIAELSAAGRPMILVPYPHAGGHQGLNARALVEAGAAVVVDDHDCQVTGLSDTLFPLLRSAESLCSMAEASRRTGRPEAADKLAKLLLSLL; translated from the coding sequence ATGGCTGAGATCATCCTGACTGGTGGTGGCACGGGTGGTCACCTGTATCCTGCCCTGGCGGTTGCGGAGCGACTCCAACGCCTCGCCCCCGAGGTCGGCTTGCTGTATGTCGGAAACCCTGAGCGCATCGAGGGCGAAGTCGCCCCAGCGTCTGGACTCAGGTTCGTGGGCGTACCTTCAGCTGGACTTTCCCCCAATCCGTTGAAGAGCCTGCACGCCCTCTGGCAAACCGCGCGGGCGTTCGGGCAACTGATCCGCGTATTCGATCGCGAGAAACCTCGGGTGGTGCTGGCGACAGGAGGCTACGTCTGCGCACCCGTGCTGATGGCGTGTTTGTTCAAACGCGTTCCTTACGTCCTGCATGAACAAAATGTTTATCCCGGAAAGGTCAACCGTTGGTTCGCGCGTCACGCGAAGCGGGTGGCCACTTCCCTTCCGGGCACCGAAGCCTATCTCCCGGCGGCGTGCAGCGAGCGCTTCGGTAACCCGGTACGCGCGGGGGTCACCGAACAGTCAACCCAGCAGGCGCGCAGGGTGCTCGGCTTTGCGGATGATTCCCCCCTTTTGCTGGTCACGGGGGGGTCTCAAGGCGCTCGGGTGATCAATCGCGCAGTCACCACCTTGATCCCGGAACTGCTGAACAGCACCCGTTGGTCGGTGTTGTTCGTGACGGGTCAGGCGGACCACGCAGCGACAGTGGAAGCGCTCAGAGAACACTGCGGGCCGCGTTTGCAGATCCACGCGTTCCTTCAGGAGATGCCAACCGCCATTGCGGCCTGCGAACTGGCGATCAGTCGAGCCGGTGCTACCACGATTGCAGAACTCAGTGCGGCCGGCCGACCCATGATCCTGGTCCCCTACCCGCACGCGGGGGGCCACCAGGGCCTGAACGCTCGGGCCTTGGTGGAAGCCGGCGCAGCAGTCGTGGTCGATGATCATGACTGCCAGGTGACGGGTCTGTCCGACACCCTGTTCCCCTTGTTGCGCAGCGCAGAGTCGTTATGTAGCATGGCCGAGGCCAGTCGGCGAACCGGACGTCCAGAGGCTGCCGATAAACTGGCCAAGTTGCTCCTGAGTCTGCTTTGA